The Arcobacter roscoffensis genome segment TTGTAAGGCTTGTGTTGGTGCTGCTCACGAAATAATGAATGGTGGTGCCCCTGAAGATATGGAGCATTTGCCAGCAACGGTTCAAGAAGAAAAAGTTCAAGAAGAGATAAAACTTAGAACTCCAGCTGAGTTAAAAGCTATCTTAGATGACTATGTAATAGGTCAAGAAAGAGCAAAAAAAGTTTTATCAGTTGCAGTTTATAATCACTATAAAAGAATCTTTAGACATGACGAGATTGATGATGATACAGAGTTAAACAAATCAAATGTTCTTTTAATTGGACCTACAGGTTCAGGTAAAACACTATTAGCTCAAACTATTTCTAAATATTTAGATGTGCCTTTAGCAATTGCTGATGCTACATCTTTAACAGAAGCTGGTTATGTTGGTGATGATGTTGAAAATGTGGTTACTAGACTGGTACAAGCTGCTGATGGTGATATTGAAAAAGCTCAAAGAGGAATTATCTTTATTGATGAAGTTGATAAAGTAGCTAGAATGAGTGAAAACAGATCAATCACTAGAGATGTTTCAGGTGAAGGTGTTCAGCAAGCATTACTTAAAATAGTAGAAGGTTCAGTTGTAAATGTTCCACCAAAAGGTGGAAGAAAACACCCTGGACAAGATGCACTTCAAATTGATACTACAAATATTTTATTTGTTTGTGGTGGAGCTTTTGATGGTTTAGAAGATATTATCAAGAAAAAGCAAGGTGCGAATGTACTTGGTTTTAATCAAGATAAAAAATCTAAAAAAGAAGAAGAGAAAATCATCTCACAAGTGGAAACTGATGATTTAGTAAAATATGGTTTAATTCCTGAATTAATTGGTAGATTACATATGGTAGCCACTTTAAATGAAATCACAGAAGATGATATGGTACATATTTTAACTGAACCCAAAAATGCCCTTATCAAACAATACATCAAACTATTTGAAATGGATGATGTAACTTTAGAATTTGATAAAGAAGCCCTAAAAGAGCTTGCAAAACTTGCAATTGAGAGAAAAACAGGAGCAAGAGGTCTTAGATCAATTTTAGAAGATATTATGCTTGATATTATGTATGATCTTCCAAAATATAAAAATAAAACTATTACTATTACTAAAGATGTAGTAAAAAAAGAAAAAGAACCAAAAATCGCATAATAGAAGAGAGGGAAAATAAAGTGTTTTTAGATAAATTAATTGGTCTATTTTCAAGTGATATGGCAATTGACCTTGGAACTGCTAATACTATTGTTTCTGTAAGAGGAAAAGGTATTATCATAAATGAACCATCTGTTGTTGCTGTACAAAATGACAAATATGGTAGAGATAAAATTTTAGCAGTTGGTCAAGAAGCTAAACAAATGATTGGTAAAACACCACTTAATATTCAAGCAGTTAGACCTATGCAAGATGGTGTTATCGCTGATTTTGAAATGACTGAAAGAATGATAAGATACTTTATTGAAAAAGCCCACTCTAGAAAATCTTTTATTAGACCTAGAATTATTATATGTATTCCATATGGTATTACACAAGTTGAAAGAAAAGCTGTTGAAGAATCAGCAATGAGCGCAGGAGCTAGAGAAGTATTCTTAGTAGAAGAGCCTATGGCAGCTGCTATTGGTGCTGGTATTCCTGTATCAGATCCTTCTGGTTATGTAGTTGTTGATATTGGTGGTGGTACTACTGAGATTGGGGTAACTTCTCTTGGTGGACTTGTGCTTTCAAAATCAATCAAAGTTGCAGGTGATAAGTTTGATAAATCAATTATTGATTATGTTAGACAAAACTACAACTTATATATTGGTGAGAGAACTGCTGAGAATATCAAGATTGAAATCGGTACTGCTATTAAACTTGATACCGAACTAAAAATCAAAGTAAAAGGTAGAGATAACTCTGGTTTACTTTCAACTATTGAGCTTGGAAGTGAAGGTGTTAGAACTGCTATAAAAGAGCCATTAAAAGAGATAGTTTCTGCTGTAAGAAGTGTCTTAGAAGATATGCCGCCTGATTTAGCAGGTGATGTTGTAGATAATGGTGTAATTCTTACAGGTGGTGGTGCTTTAATCAGAGGAATTGATGAGTATATCGCTGATATTGTAAAGCTTCCTGTTAAAGTTGCAGAAGATCCACTTCTAGCCGTAGCTTATGGTACAAGCAATGTATTAGATGAGGATGCACTTTTAAAACTAATCACTAATGCGTAAATTCTTTTTTGTTGTACTTTTTTTAGTAGTTGGTTTATCTTACCTTTTTGAGGTAGATAAACTAGTTGCTAGAAACTTCACTTTTTTAAATGATATAAAACTTTCATATATTAACTCTGTTATCGATATTTCAACTACTATTGAAAAGTATTTTGATCAAATCACAACTATAGAAGAGTTAGAAAAAGAAAATGAAGAGCTTAAAAACTACAAAGCCTTATACCTTACTACTCAAAAAAAACTTGATGGTATAGATAGATTTCTTACTACAAATGAACAACATCAAACAAGAATAGATATAAAACAAACAAAGGTTTTATCATATATAAACTTCAATGACTTTACAAAAGTATGGCTTGATTATGAAAAAAAAGATGACACTATCTTAGGACTTATTAGCCAAGACTATGCAGCAGGTATTGTAGTAAAAGAGCAAGGAAGGGCAGTAGCCCTTCTAAATGGAAATGAAAAGTGTTCTTACGCTGTATTTATAGGAAAGACTAAAACTCCTGGTATTCTAACAGCAAAAAAAGATGGAAGTATCTTAATAAAATTTATTCCTATGTGGTCTGAACTAAATGTAGGTGATGAAATAGTAACATCAGGAATGGATAATATCTTCGTAGAAGGTCTAAAAGTAGGAAAAGTAAAAGATATACAAATACTTCCACAAATGAAAACAGCAACAGTAGAAATGTACGCAAATGTACTAAAGAAAAAATACTTCTATGTATATAAACAAGCTGCTAAAACTTCAGATGAAAAAGAAAAATTAAATAAAGAAGAAAAAGAAGAGGAAGAGACTACTAGTAAGTAGCCATAATCCTATCTACATCACCCCAAGAAAGTTCGTCTTTCTTATCTTTACTTCCTTTAAACATATTATAAACATATCTAGCAAACATATCTGTTTCTAGATTTACTTTTGTTCCAACTTTATACCTTTTAAATAAAGTGTTCTCAACAGTATGGGGAATGATTGTAAGTCTAAATGAATCTTTCATCACATCATTTACAGTCAAAGAAACTCCATCTATTGTCACACTTCCTTTCGGGATGATATATTTTGAGTATTCACTTGGAAGTGATACATAAAAGTCAGTTGAGTTTCCATTTTTTTTGATAGAACTAATAGTTCCTAAACAATCCACATGACCTTGTACAATATGACCTTCAAACCTATCGCCCATCATCATAGCAGGTTCTATATGAACCTCATCTTTATAGTTTTGCATTGCTAAAATTTGTTGAGATTCAGGTGATAATTCAACTGTAAAAGTATCACTTGTATGTCTTACAACTGTTAAACATGCACCATTTACAGCTATAGAATCCCCTATTTTTGGGCTATACTCTGCTTTTAATGTTAAGAAGTTATTTTTAAAGCTCACCACATGAGCCATTTCTCTTATAAGTCCAGTAAACACTGTATTCCTTCATATTTTATATACGATATAGTATCTAATAACATTTAATTTCTAAATTAAGCATTAAATCTTAAAAAAATTAAAATATATTTGGAATAATCATATTTTTTTGGTATTATACGAAAAAAATATTCTGAAGCTTATTTTCAATAAAATCACTATTCAAAAATGCTTCATTTAACTTAAAATATATTAATAATTACTATTCAATTTTTGGAGAACTTATGAAATACGATATTATCGTTGTGGGTGGAGGACATGCTGGTATTGAAGCAGCCTTAGCATCTGCAAGAATGGGTAAAAAAACCCTACTTATTACAATGTTAGTAGAGCAAATCGGTGCTGCTTCTTGTAATCCTGCTATTGGTGGACTTGCAAAAGGTCACCTAGTTAGAGAACTAGATGCCTTAGGTGGAGAGATGGGTCTATGTACTGATGCCACAGGTATTCAGTTTAGAATCCTAAATGCTTCAAAAGGTGCAGCAGTTCAAGGAAGCCGAGCTCAAATTGATATGGATAAATACAGAGAGTATATGAGAAAAGTTTGTCATAATACTGACAACCTTGAAGTATACCAAGATGAAGTAAGTGAACTTCTAATCAATGAAAATAAAGAAGTTTACGGTGTAAAAACTAGACTTCAAGAAGAATTCGAAGCTTCAAAAGTTATCCTTACAACTGGTACATTTATGAAAGGACTTATTCACATTGGTGAGAATAAGTACGATGCAGGTAGAGCATGGGAGTTACCATCTTCAACTTTATCTATTCAACTAAAAGAACTTGGATTAAATGTAGGAAGACTAAAAACAGGAACACCTGCAAGAATTGATGGAAAATCAATCAATTATGAAAACATGGAAATGCACGGAGGAGATGTAAACCCAGCACCATTCTCTTTTAGAACAAACAAAGAAGAGTTTAGCCCTACTCAATACCCATGTTATATCACATATACAAACCTTGGTACTCATGATACTATTAGATCAAACTTTGATAGAACTCCACTATTTACAGGTCAAATAGAAGGAACAGGACCTAGATACTGTCCTAGTATTGAAGATAAAGTAAATAGATTTGCTGAAAGAGATAGACACCAACTATTCTTAGAGCCACAAACATCTATGTGTACAGAATACTACATAAATGGTCTATCAACTTCACTTCCTATTGATGTACAAAAAGAGATGATTCACTCAATCGTTGGACTTGAAAATGCAAAAATCATTAGATATGGATATGCTATTGAGTATGATTATGTAGACCCAACAGAGTTAAAGCATACACTAGAAACTAAAAAAATTAAAAACCTATATAATGCAGGTCAAATAAATGCAACTACAGGTTACGAAGAAGCAGCAGCACAAGGTCTAATGGCTGGTATCAATGCTTGTTTAGCAATAGATGGAAAAGAGCCATTTGTACTAAGACGTGATGAAGCATATATAGGGGTTTTAATTGATGACTTAGTTACAAAAGGAACAAATGAACCTTATAGAATGTTCACAAGTAGAGCTGAGTATAGACTTCTTTTAAGAGAAGAAGGAGCTGATTTAAGACTTAGCCCTTATGGTCATGAACTAGGACTTATCAATGATGAAACAATTGAA includes the following:
- the clpX gene encoding ATP-dependent Clp protease ATP-binding subunit ClpX, translated to MSKVTCDFCGATDSPNNPVIAGDNACICKACVGAAHEIMNGGAPEDMEHLPATVQEEKVQEEIKLRTPAELKAILDDYVIGQERAKKVLSVAVYNHYKRIFRHDEIDDDTELNKSNVLLIGPTGSGKTLLAQTISKYLDVPLAIADATSLTEAGYVGDDVENVVTRLVQAADGDIEKAQRGIIFIDEVDKVARMSENRSITRDVSGEGVQQALLKIVEGSVVNVPPKGGRKHPGQDALQIDTTNILFVCGGAFDGLEDIIKKKQGANVLGFNQDKKSKKEEEKIISQVETDDLVKYGLIPELIGRLHMVATLNEITEDDMVHILTEPKNALIKQYIKLFEMDDVTLEFDKEALKELAKLAIERKTGARGLRSILEDIMLDIMYDLPKYKNKTITITKDVVKKEKEPKIA
- a CDS encoding rod shape-determining protein; this encodes MFLDKLIGLFSSDMAIDLGTANTIVSVRGKGIIINEPSVVAVQNDKYGRDKILAVGQEAKQMIGKTPLNIQAVRPMQDGVIADFEMTERMIRYFIEKAHSRKSFIRPRIIICIPYGITQVERKAVEESAMSAGAREVFLVEEPMAAAIGAGIPVSDPSGYVVVDIGGGTTEIGVTSLGGLVLSKSIKVAGDKFDKSIIDYVRQNYNLYIGERTAENIKIEIGTAIKLDTELKIKVKGRDNSGLLSTIELGSEGVRTAIKEPLKEIVSAVRSVLEDMPPDLAGDVVDNGVILTGGGALIRGIDEYIADIVKLPVKVAEDPLLAVAYGTSNVLDEDALLKLITNA
- the mreC gene encoding rod shape-determining protein MreC, producing MRKFFFVVLFLVVGLSYLFEVDKLVARNFTFLNDIKLSYINSVIDISTTIEKYFDQITTIEELEKENEELKNYKALYLTTQKKLDGIDRFLTTNEQHQTRIDIKQTKVLSYINFNDFTKVWLDYEKKDDTILGLISQDYAAGIVVKEQGRAVALLNGNEKCSYAVFIGKTKTPGILTAKKDGSILIKFIPMWSELNVGDEIVTSGMDNIFVEGLKVGKVKDIQILPQMKTATVEMYANVLKKKYFYVYKQAAKTSDEKEKLNKEEKEEEETTSK
- a CDS encoding riboflavin synthase, with the translated sequence MFTGLIREMAHVVSFKNNFLTLKAEYSPKIGDSIAVNGACLTVVRHTSDTFTVELSPESQQILAMQNYKDEVHIEPAMMMGDRFEGHIVQGHVDCLGTISSIKKNGNSTDFYVSLPSEYSKYIIPKGSVTIDGVSLTVNDVMKDSFRLTIIPHTVENTLFKRYKVGTKVNLETDMFARYVYNMFKGSKDKKDELSWGDVDRIMATY
- the mnmG gene encoding tRNA uridine-5-carboxymethylaminomethyl(34) synthesis enzyme MnmG — translated: MKYDIIVVGGGHAGIEAALASARMGKKTLLITMLVEQIGAASCNPAIGGLAKGHLVRELDALGGEMGLCTDATGIQFRILNASKGAAVQGSRAQIDMDKYREYMRKVCHNTDNLEVYQDEVSELLINENKEVYGVKTRLQEEFEASKVILTTGTFMKGLIHIGENKYDAGRAWELPSSTLSIQLKELGLNVGRLKTGTPARIDGKSINYENMEMHGGDVNPAPFSFRTNKEEFSPTQYPCYITYTNLGTHDTIRSNFDRTPLFTGQIEGTGPRYCPSIEDKVNRFAERDRHQLFLEPQTSMCTEYYINGLSTSLPIDVQKEMIHSIVGLENAKIIRYGYAIEYDYVDPTELKHTLETKKIKNLYNAGQINATTGYEEAAAQGLMAGINACLAIDGKEPFVLRRDEAYIGVLIDDLVTKGTNEPYRMFTSRAEYRLLLREEGADLRLSPYGHELGLINDETIEKVNFKQKVIDESIEFMKNEWFTSKKENLELLERLGQDKIKDRVLLIDIVGRSTVKIEHLNEFLPQFADLSDYLKEQILVEAKYYRYVEKQKKQIDKMKRMLKMTIPEDFDFSQISGLSNEAVEKLQKFRPPTLFNASEISGITPAAIDVIHMYMNLKNNQEQ